Proteins encoded by one window of Thermobaculum terrenum ATCC BAA-798:
- the cimA gene encoding citramalate synthase, with translation MRQIKIYDTTLRDGSQMEGISFSVEDKLKLTRRLDELGVHYIEGGWPGSNPKDAEYFERMKNIPLKNAKLAAFGSTRRAYASVEEDLNLRMLIEAGTPVITLVGKSWDMQVHVVLGCSLEENLAMIKDSIAFCKSYGKEVFFDAEHFFDGYKNNPDYAMRCIHAAIEAGADAVVLCDTNGGRMPEEIAQAVEKVVEETRAIAATRPFDVGIHTHNDSELAVANTLIAVQKGATQVQGTINGYGERIGNANLCSIIANLELKYGYHTIGREKVKELTSVSRYFAEVANMAHDERLPYVGAKAFTHKAGLHVNAVAKSAETYEHLPPELVGNTRRVTISELGGRSNVLMKMAQFGLEAHTSSEQVRQVLEEVKRLEKEGFQFEDAEASFELLVLRAQPDYEPPFRLLDFMVVSESRNGGEFLSEATVKIKVGNEVMHTAADGDGPVNALDRAMRKALAPFYPELDPVHLTDYKVRVLDNESGTAATVRVWIQSTDGKSTWNTVGSSTNIIEASWLALADSLEYPLRSISKRRLR, from the coding sequence TTGAGACAGATAAAGATCTATGACACTACTTTAAGAGATGGCTCTCAAATGGAGGGGATTTCCTTCTCTGTCGAGGACAAGCTGAAGTTGACAAGGCGCCTCGACGAGCTTGGAGTTCATTACATTGAGGGGGGCTGGCCAGGTTCCAATCCTAAGGACGCCGAATACTTTGAGAGGATGAAGAACATTCCTCTCAAGAATGCTAAGCTGGCAGCTTTCGGCTCAACGCGAAGAGCATACGCATCCGTTGAGGAAGACCTGAACCTGAGGATGCTGATCGAAGCTGGCACTCCAGTCATAACTCTGGTAGGCAAGAGTTGGGACATGCAGGTACACGTGGTGCTAGGTTGCTCGTTAGAAGAGAACCTAGCTATGATCAAAGATTCCATAGCATTCTGTAAGTCCTACGGCAAGGAAGTATTCTTTGATGCAGAGCACTTCTTTGACGGATACAAGAATAATCCTGACTACGCTATGCGATGTATACACGCGGCTATAGAGGCTGGGGCGGATGCTGTAGTGCTGTGCGATACCAACGGGGGTAGAATGCCCGAGGAGATAGCGCAGGCCGTTGAGAAGGTCGTAGAAGAGACGAGAGCAATAGCAGCGACAAGGCCCTTTGACGTCGGCATACACACCCACAACGACTCTGAATTGGCAGTAGCCAACACCTTGATAGCCGTGCAAAAAGGCGCTACCCAGGTCCAAGGGACTATAAATGGCTATGGTGAGCGTATAGGCAATGCTAACCTCTGCTCGATAATAGCCAATCTGGAACTGAAATACGGTTACCACACTATTGGCCGAGAAAAGGTAAAGGAGCTTACGTCTGTCTCAAGGTACTTCGCTGAAGTAGCTAACATGGCTCATGACGAAAGACTACCCTATGTTGGGGCAAAAGCCTTTACACATAAAGCTGGGCTGCATGTCAACGCTGTAGCCAAATCGGCTGAGACTTACGAACACCTACCACCTGAGCTAGTCGGAAACACCAGGCGAGTAACTATATCCGAGCTGGGTGGTAGATCCAACGTACTCATGAAGATGGCTCAGTTCGGACTGGAGGCGCATACCTCCTCGGAACAGGTAAGACAGGTGCTCGAAGAGGTAAAAAGGCTTGAAAAAGAGGGTTTTCAATTCGAAGATGCTGAAGCCTCATTCGAACTGCTGGTTCTTCGAGCACAGCCAGACTATGAACCACCATTTAGGCTACTGGATTTCATGGTCGTATCCGAGAGCCGTAATGGCGGCGAGTTTCTGTCCGAGGCAACTGTGAAGATCAAGGTAGGTAACGAAGTGATGCACACAGCGGCAGATGGGGACGGCCCTGTAAATGCCTTGGACAGGGCTATGCGCAAGGCACTTGCGCCATTCTATCCAGAACTTGATCCAGTACACCTTACGGACTATAAGGTACGAGTATTGGATAACGAATCTGGAACTGCTGCTACAGTACGCGTATGGATCCAGTCCACTGACGGTAAGAGCACTTGGAATACCGTTGGTTCTTCAACCAACATTATTGAAGCTAGCTGGTTGGCGCTTGCTGATAGCTTGGAGTATCCACTCCGATCAATCAGCAAGCGTAGGCTAAGATAA
- the leuC gene encoding 3-isopropylmalate dehydratase large subunit, whose protein sequence is MAPRTLAEKVWEDHVVRRSPGEPDLLYIDLHLVHEVTSPQAFEGLRLAGRKVRRPDLTLATMDHNVPTTGLQFGITDPISRAQVEALKKNCADFGIRLFGMGDPRQGIVHVIGPEQGLTQPGMTIVCGDSHTSTHGAFGALAFGIGTSEVEHVLATQCLWQRKPKMMAIEVNGELPIGVTAKDIILGIIEKIGVDGGNGHIIEYRGDTIRSLSMEQRMTICNMSIEAGARAGMIAPDDTTFKYIEGRPHAPKGKAWEKALEYWQSLPTDEGAQFDKVVKLDASQLEPYVTWGTNPGQSVKITGRVPDPSEAKTPAEREAMERALKYMGLEPGTPMTEIKIDTVFIGSCTNARIEDLRAAAKILNGRKVAKGVRAMVVPGSMQVKAQAEREGLDKIFKEAGFEWRDSGCSMCLGMNPDILEPGKRSASTSNRNFEGRQGPGGRTHLMSPIMAAAAAVAGHLVDVREWEVK, encoded by the coding sequence ATGGCACCAAGGACACTTGCAGAGAAGGTTTGGGAAGATCACGTAGTACGTAGATCACCAGGAGAGCCTGACCTGCTTTATATTGATCTGCATCTCGTGCATGAAGTTACATCTCCTCAGGCATTCGAAGGGCTAAGGCTCGCAGGGCGTAAAGTCCGTAGGCCAGATCTAACTCTGGCTACGATGGACCATAATGTACCTACGACCGGCCTTCAGTTTGGAATAACAGATCCTATTTCTAGAGCTCAGGTAGAGGCTCTGAAGAAAAACTGTGCAGATTTTGGAATCAGATTATTTGGGATGGGAGACCCCAGACAAGGCATAGTCCACGTCATAGGTCCTGAACAGGGACTGACACAGCCTGGAATGACCATAGTTTGTGGAGATAGCCACACTTCCACACACGGAGCTTTTGGCGCACTAGCTTTTGGAATCGGGACCAGCGAAGTTGAACACGTACTGGCTACACAATGTCTCTGGCAGCGAAAACCTAAGATGATGGCCATAGAAGTAAACGGAGAGCTGCCTATAGGTGTTACCGCTAAGGATATTATCCTTGGCATCATCGAGAAAATCGGCGTAGATGGTGGTAATGGCCACATAATCGAGTATAGAGGCGATACCATCCGCTCACTCTCGATGGAACAGAGAATGACCATATGCAACATGTCCATAGAGGCCGGTGCGAGAGCAGGAATGATAGCGCCTGATGATACCACTTTCAAATACATTGAAGGGAGACCCCATGCCCCCAAAGGCAAAGCATGGGAGAAGGCGCTCGAGTATTGGCAATCCCTGCCTACGGATGAGGGAGCCCAGTTCGATAAAGTGGTGAAGCTGGATGCAAGCCAGCTTGAGCCGTACGTGACATGGGGTACAAACCCAGGACAGTCGGTGAAGATCACTGGGAGAGTACCCGACCCCAGCGAAGCTAAGACGCCTGCAGAGAGGGAAGCTATGGAGCGGGCACTTAAGTACATGGGGCTTGAGCCTGGCACCCCCATGACAGAGATCAAGATAGATACTGTCTTCATAGGCTCTTGTACCAATGCACGTATAGAAGATTTAAGGGCTGCAGCTAAGATCCTTAATGGACGCAAGGTGGCTAAAGGCGTGCGTGCAATGGTTGTACCCGGCTCCATGCAAGTCAAGGCTCAAGCTGAAAGAGAAGGACTTGACAAGATATTCAAAGAAGCTGGGTTCGAGTGGAGAGATTCTGGATGCTCAATGTGTCTTGGTATGAACCCAGACATACTGGAGCCTGGCAAGAGAAGCGCATCCACCTCCAACCGAAACTTCGAGGGAAGACAGGGACCGGGTGGTAGAACCCACCTTATGTCTCCGATTATGGCTGCAGCTGCAGCTGTTGCCGGCCACCTGGTTGATGTGCGCGAATGGGAGGTTAAATAA
- the leuD gene encoding 3-isopropylmalate dehydratase small subunit codes for MKAINKVEGIVAPLDRPNIDTDQIMPKQFLKRIERTGFGPFTFYDWRKEPDFILNRPEYQNAKILATGPNFGCGSSREHAPWGLQDMGFDVIIAPSFADIFRNNCTKIGLLCVELPEDQVREIIKLALDNPGITGKVDMEAQTVEVGTLRANFNIDPFVKHRLLNGLDDIGLTLQHVADIDAYEARRPEFKPVTILS; via the coding sequence ATGAAAGCTATCAACAAAGTAGAGGGCATAGTAGCACCCCTCGACAGACCTAACATAGATACCGACCAAATAATGCCTAAGCAGTTCCTGAAGAGAATCGAGCGTACAGGCTTCGGTCCATTCACATTCTATGACTGGAGAAAAGAGCCTGACTTTATTCTGAATCGACCAGAGTACCAGAACGCTAAGATATTAGCCACTGGACCGAACTTTGGATGTGGTTCATCCAGGGAACATGCTCCCTGGGGACTACAGGATATGGGGTTTGATGTGATTATAGCTCCAAGCTTCGCGGATATATTCCGAAACAACTGCACCAAGATTGGTCTACTATGCGTAGAGCTTCCTGAAGATCAGGTCAGGGAGATTATAAAACTTGCTCTAGATAATCCGGGAATAACTGGCAAGGTAGACATGGAGGCTCAGACCGTCGAGGTTGGAACCCTGAGGGCCAACTTCAATATAGATCCATTTGTCAAGCATAGACTTCTCAACGGGCTGGATGATATAGGGCTAACTCTGCAGCATGTAGCTGATATAGATGCTTACGAGGCAAGAAGACCCGAGTTCAAGCCTGTTACTATATTGAGCTAA
- the ilvD gene encoding dihydroxy-acid dehydratase, which yields MSDASTGFDPRHKSRTIVEGRERAGARSMLRAIGWTDEDFHKPVIGVAHCWIETMPCNYGHRELAEHVKRGIRDAGAVPVEVNTVAISDGITMGTEGMKASLISREVIADSIELVGRGHMFDAMVILVACDKTIPAGAMALARLDIPGFLIYTGTIYPGKYKGRDVNIQDVYEAIGAAAAGKITDEELTELEKVACPGIGACGGQYTANTMATVIEALGIAPVGSGSTPQPHPDKKRICYEAGKLVVDQLKRGLKPSDILTRQAFLNGIAAATGTGGSTNAVLHLLAIAREAGVELTIDDFNEISENTPVITDLRPSGKYTAVDVYEAGGIELILKRLIEGGKIDGSQLTPTGRTLAEEVANVQERKPGQQVILSLDNPKSPVGGLVILKGNLAPEGAVVKIAASGRTYHKGPARVFDCEEDAMDAVINKQINPGDVVVIRYEGPKGGPGMREMLGVTSAIVGEGLGDSVALLTDGRFSGATRGLMVGHVSPEAAVGGPIAALREGDIVTIDLDNKKLEVDLPQEVITARMQEWKAPAPRYTSGVFAKYAALVSSASEGAVTKAFL from the coding sequence ATGAGCGACGCATCGACTGGATTTGATCCTAGGCACAAAAGCAGAACCATAGTTGAGGGGCGTGAGAGGGCAGGTGCCAGATCCATGCTACGGGCCATAGGATGGACCGACGAGGATTTCCATAAGCCCGTTATAGGAGTAGCACACTGCTGGATAGAGACAATGCCCTGTAACTATGGTCATAGAGAGCTCGCAGAACATGTCAAGCGAGGGATTAGAGATGCCGGAGCTGTGCCTGTAGAGGTAAACACCGTCGCTATAAGCGATGGTATCACTATGGGCACTGAAGGTATGAAGGCCTCCTTGATAAGCCGTGAGGTGATTGCCGACTCCATAGAACTGGTGGGGCGAGGGCATATGTTTGATGCCATGGTCATCCTTGTGGCTTGTGATAAAACAATCCCAGCTGGAGCTATGGCCCTAGCGAGGTTGGATATACCGGGTTTTCTTATTTATACAGGTACTATCTATCCAGGCAAATACAAGGGTAGAGATGTGAACATCCAGGATGTTTATGAGGCCATAGGTGCGGCGGCAGCTGGCAAGATTACGGATGAAGAACTTACCGAGCTTGAAAAGGTAGCTTGCCCAGGTATTGGTGCCTGTGGAGGGCAATACACTGCCAATACTATGGCTACAGTTATAGAAGCCCTGGGTATAGCCCCTGTTGGGTCTGGATCTACCCCTCAACCTCATCCGGATAAGAAGAGGATTTGCTACGAAGCAGGTAAATTGGTGGTTGATCAACTCAAGAGAGGACTAAAGCCGAGCGATATACTCACCAGGCAAGCTTTCCTTAACGGCATCGCTGCTGCTACCGGAACTGGAGGGTCTACCAATGCAGTACTACACCTGTTGGCTATAGCGCGAGAGGCAGGAGTAGAGTTGACTATAGATGACTTCAATGAGATAAGTGAGAATACTCCAGTTATCACTGACTTGAGGCCGTCTGGTAAGTACACAGCGGTCGATGTCTATGAAGCTGGTGGTATAGAGTTGATACTGAAGAGGCTTATCGAAGGCGGTAAGATAGATGGTAGTCAGCTAACACCCACAGGCAGAACACTTGCCGAGGAAGTCGCAAACGTTCAGGAGAGGAAACCTGGCCAGCAAGTTATATTGAGCCTTGATAATCCTAAGAGTCCAGTGGGCGGGCTAGTGATACTCAAGGGCAATCTCGCACCTGAAGGCGCAGTGGTAAAGATAGCTGCGAGTGGTAGGACATATCATAAGGGCCCAGCGAGAGTATTCGACTGTGAAGAAGATGCCATGGATGCAGTAATCAACAAGCAGATAAATCCTGGAGATGTTGTAGTGATTAGATATGAAGGGCCAAAAGGTGGTCCTGGGATGAGGGAGATGCTAGGTGTCACTAGCGCGATAGTAGGTGAAGGCCTTGGAGATTCGGTAGCACTCCTTACTGATGGAAGGTTTAGTGGGGCTACTCGTGGACTGATGGTGGGACACGTTTCTCCTGAGGCTGCAGTAGGTGGTCCTATAGCTGCCCTACGAGAGGGAGATATAGTAACCATAGACCTTGATAATAAGAAACTGGAGGTAGACCTACCTCAAGAGGTGATCACGGCTAGAATGCAGGAGTGGAAAGCACCTGCCCCTCGTTACACATCTGGTGTGTTTGCCAAGTATGCGGCTCTAGTATCTTCAGCCTCCGAGGGTGCTGTAACCAAAGCCTTTCTCTAG
- a CDS encoding DUF421 domain-containing protein encodes MDIVIRATVIFWGLYILIRLLGKRELAQMTPFELIVLVVMGDLIQQGITHNDFSLTGALIAITTFGFWAASISWATYLSRRFEQFFDGKPIVIVRDGRYIEPNMRNARVTRSEVESEMRLAGIANISNVAWAIIEPKGRISFIQSQGDQQSQQSQSEEDMAGTM; translated from the coding sequence ATGGACATAGTCATTAGAGCAACAGTTATATTCTGGGGACTTTATATTCTCATAAGGCTACTTGGGAAAAGAGAGCTTGCACAGATGACTCCCTTTGAACTTATAGTGCTGGTCGTGATGGGAGATCTTATACAGCAGGGCATAACTCACAACGATTTCTCACTAACCGGGGCGCTTATAGCCATTACGACATTCGGCTTTTGGGCAGCAAGCATCTCCTGGGCAACATATCTATCTAGAAGGTTCGAGCAATTCTTTGATGGTAAGCCTATAGTTATAGTCAGAGACGGTCGATATATAGAACCTAACATGCGAAATGCCAGGGTGACGCGATCAGAGGTAGAGTCCGAGATGAGGTTAGCCGGTATAGCTAACATATCCAACGTGGCGTGGGCCATAATAGAACCTAAAGGCAGAATAAGCTTCATACAAAGCCAGGGCGATCAACAGTCACAACAAAGCCAGTCAGAAGAGGACATGGCAGGTACAATGTGA
- a CDS encoding cupin domain-containing protein: MNSNPKVTRWPGDTPPTDEQIQQIMRRENLPFYTWSNSPGDVYAPHSHSYHKVLYVAKGSITFGFPETQTKIEMHPGDRLDLPPGIVHDAIVGSEGVVCIEGHRYDTGKES; the protein is encoded by the coding sequence ATGAACAGCAACCCCAAAGTCACTAGGTGGCCAGGCGATACCCCTCCAACAGACGAGCAGATACAACAGATTATGAGAAGGGAAAACCTCCCATTTTATACTTGGTCGAATTCTCCTGGCGACGTATATGCTCCGCACTCTCATTCTTACCACAAGGTATTGTATGTGGCTAAAGGTTCCATAACATTTGGTTTTCCAGAAACACAAACCAAGATCGAGATGCATCCAGGTGATAGACTCGATCTACCCCCAGGCATCGTACATGATGCGATCGTTGGGTCTGAGGGAGTAGTATGCATTGAGGGCCACAGATACGATACCGGTAAGGAGAGCTAG
- a CDS encoding C2H2-type zinc finger protein, with amino-acid sequence MQQDHKYKCDVCHSMFRTLEELEEHGRQAHEVSSPDYPCPTCNKKFATLEELEKHRKNYHP; translated from the coding sequence ATGCAGCAGGACCATAAGTATAAATGCGACGTCTGTCACTCCATGTTCCGCACACTCGAAGAACTTGAAGAGCACGGACGACAAGCTCATGAGGTCTCTAGTCCAGACTATCCCTGCCCTACCTGCAATAAGAAGTTTGCAACCCTAGAGGAACTAGAGAAGCATCGCAAGAACTACCATCCGTAA